A stretch of the Vigna radiata var. radiata cultivar VC1973A chromosome 9, Vradiata_ver6, whole genome shotgun sequence genome encodes the following:
- the LOC106773156 gene encoding jasmonic acid-amido synthetase JAR1-like, whose translation MLEKVEEFNMERVIEEFERVTKDAGRTQKETLKKILEDNASAEYLLNLGLNGRTDPESFKAFVPLVTHKDLEPYINRILDGDTSSVLTAKPITAMSLSSGTTQGKPKFVPWNDELFDTTLQIYHTSFAFRNREFPINNGKALGFVYSSKQFKTEGGVLAGTATTNVFRSPGFRTAMKAVRSPFCSPEEVIFGPDFHQSLYCHLLCGLIFREEVQMVSSTFAHSIVSAFRTFEQVWEELCVDIKEGVLNSKVTVPSVRTAMSKLLKPDPELANLIHNKCMGLSNWYGLIPELFPNVKYVFGIMTGSMEPYLKKLRHYAGELPLLTSDYGSSEGWIATNVKPRVPPELATYTVLPQIGYFEFIPLRELAETNGDGSFLCMDPKPVGLTDVKVGEEYEIVITNPAGLYRYRLGDVVQVMGFHNSSPEVKFVRRSNLLLNINIDKNTEKDLQIAVEAASQLLAEEKLEVIDYTSHIDLSKEPGHYVIFWEISGEASEEVLGGCCNCMDKAFLDAGYTSSRKVNCIGALELRLVRRGTFQMILEHYVALGSAANQFKTPRYVGPTNTRVLQILNENVVKNYLSTAFN comes from the exons ATGTTAGAGAAAGTGGAAGAGTTTAACATGGAGAGAGTGATAGAGGAATTTGAGAGGGTGACAAAGGATGCTGGGAGGACTCAAAAGGAAACACTGAAAAAGATTTTGGAAGATAACGCTTCTGCTGAGTACTTACTGAATTTGGGTCTGAATGGGAGGACTGACCCTGAGAGTTTCAAGGCCTTTGTTCCACTGGTCACTCACAAGGACTTGGAGCCTTATATCAATAGAATACTTGATGGGGATACTTCTTCTGTTCTCACTGCCAAACCCATCACAGCCATGTCTTTGAG TTCTGGCACTACTCAGGGAAAGCCAAAGTTTGTACCATGGAATGATGAACTGTTTGACACCACATTGCAAATATATCACACCTCTTTTGCCTTCAGAAACAG GGAATTTCCCATCAACAATGGCAAAGCCTTGGGCTTTGTCTACAGCAGCAAGCAGTTCAAGACCGAAGGGGGTGTGCTAGCAGGAACTGCCACAACCAATGTGTTTCGCAGTCCAGGGTTCAGGACTGCAATGAAGGCCGTTCGGTCCCCATTTTGCAGCCCTGAAGAAGTTATATTTGGTCCTGATTTTCACCAATCACTGTACTGCCACCTCTTGTGTGGGCTAATATTCAGGGAGGAAGTACAGATGGTGTCTTCCACCTTTGCACACAGCATTGTGAGTGCTTTTAGGACCTTTGAGCAAGTGTGGGAGGAGCTTTGTGTTGACATCAAAGAAGGGGTGCTGAACAGCAAGGTCACAGTCCCATCTGTTAGGACAGCAATGTCTAAGCTGCTGAAACCTGACCCTGAGCTGGCCAACTTGATCCACAATAAGTGCATGGGACTGAGCAACTGGTATGGCCTAATACCAGAGCTTTTCCCCAATGTTAAGTATGTTTTTGGCATCATGACTGGGTCAATGGAACCTTATTTGAAGAAGTTGAGGCATTATGCTGGAGAGTTGCCTTTGTTGACTTCTGACTATGGATCTTCTGAAGGGTGGATAGCAACCAATGTGAAACCAAGAGTGCCACCTGAATTGGCCACATACACTGTTCTTCCTCAAATTGGCTATTTTGAATTCATCCCTCTGAGAGAGCTGGCAGAAACTAATGGAGATGGCAGTTTCCTTTGTATGGATCCTAAGCCTGTGGGGCTCACTGATGTGAAAGTTGGCGAGGAGTACGAGATAGTCATCACCAATCCAGCAG GCTTGTACAGGTACCGACTTGGAGATGTGGTGCAGGTTATGGGGTTCCATAACTCATCTCCAGAAGTGAAGTTTGTTAGGCGCAGCAATCTTCTGCTTAACATCAACATTGACAAGAACACAGAGAAAGATTTGCAGATAGCTGTGGAAGCAGCATCACAGTTGTTGGCAGAGGAGAAATTAGAAGTTATAGATTACACAAGCCACATAGATTTGTCCAAAGAGCCAGGCCATTATGTGATATTCTGGGAAATCAGTGGAGAAGCAAGTGAAGAAGTGCTTGGTGGATGCTGCAACTGCATGGACAAGGCTTTTCTTGATGCTGGCTACACCAGTTCTCGCAAAGTCAACTGCATTGGTGCCCTTGAACTCCGACTTGTGAGGAGAGGAACATTCCAGATGATTCTTGAGCATTACGTGGCACTTGGATCTGCTGCAAATCAGTTCAAGACACCAAGATACGTAGGCCCTACAAACACCAGAGTGTTGCAAATATTGAATGAAAATGTTGTCAAGAACTATCTCAGTACTGCCTTCAActga